From Mauremys mutica isolate MM-2020 ecotype Southern chromosome 15, ASM2049712v1, whole genome shotgun sequence, one genomic window encodes:
- the CLPTM1 gene encoding cleft lip and palate transmembrane protein 1 isoform X2, protein MAAPETEAALPGSGPEQVTSNGTVAGALTAETQQQNQPQQQAPNAWQVIKGVLFRIFIIWAISSWFRRGPAPQDQSSAGGAPRVPSRNLFPKDTLMDLHVYISEHEHFTDFNVTSALFWEQRDLVYGDWTSGENADGCYERYAELDIPESVQHNGSMYVHVFFTKSGFHPDPKQKNLYRRLATVHTSRMINKYKRRRFQKTKNLLTGETEADPEMIKRAEDFGPVEVISHWHPNLTINIVDDHTPWVKGSVPPPLDQYVKFDAVSGDYYPILYFNDYWNLQKDYFPINETVERLPFRLSFCPLSLWRWQLYAAQSTKSPWNFLGEDLYEQSDEEQDSVKVALLETNPYLLALTIVVSIVHSIFEFLAFKNDIQFWNSRQSLEGLSVRSVFFGVFQSLVVLLYILDNETNFVVQVSVFIGLLIDLWKITKVMDVRVDRDNKVAGIFPRLTFKDKSTYIESSTKVYDDMAFRYLSWILFPLLGCYAVYSLLYMEHKGWYSWVLSMLYGFLLTFGFITMTPQLFINYKLKSVAHLPWRMLTYKALNTFIDDLFAFVIKMPMMYRIGCLRDDVVFFIYLYQRWIYRVDLTRVNEFGISGEGQVPQLTQGTTPADCAPALLPDGEATSTQGVIKEGLADGSPAPVAEDVADGSPGAQTEKTAEDKKKD, encoded by the exons ATGGCGGCGCCGGAGACGGAGGCGGCGCTTCCTGGTTCCGGCCCGGAGCAG GTAACGAGTAATGGAACTGTGGCGGGGGCCCTGACTGCAGAGACCCAGCAGCAGAACCAGCCCCAGCAACAAGCTCCCAATGCCTGGCAGGTCATCAAAGGAGTGTTGTTCAG GATCTTTATCATCTGGGCCATCAGCAGTTGGTTCCGTCGTGGGCCGGCACCACAGGATCAGAGTAGCGCTGGCGGAGCACCCCGCGTTCCGAGCCGCAACCTTTTCCCTAAAGACACTTTAATG GATCTTCACGTGTATATCTCAGAGCATGAGCACTTTACAGATTTTAATGTCACCTCAGCACTGTTTTGGGAGCAACGGGACCTTGTCTATGGTGACTGGACCAGTGGTGAGAATGCAGATGGGTGCTATGAACGCTATGCAGAGTTAGACATTCCTGAG AGCGTGCAGCATAATGGCTCCATGTACGTCCATGTGTTTTTTACGAAGAGTGGCTTCCATCCCGATCCCAAACAGAAGAACTTGTACAGAAGACTTGCTACGGTTCACACATCACGCA TGATAAATAAATATAAACGTCGACGGTTCCAGAAAACCAAGAATCTTCTGACGGGGGAGACAGAAGCAGATCCAGAAATGATAAAG AGAGCAGAAGACTTTGGCCCTGTGGAGGTGATCTCACACTGGCACCCTAATCTCACCATCAACATAGTGGACGATCATACTCCCTGGGTGAAGGGTAGTGTGCCACCGCCTCTGGACCAAT ATGTGAAGTTCGATGCGGTCAGTGGTGACTACTACCCCATCCTCTACTTCAACGATTACTGGAACCTGCAGAAGGATTACTTCCCCATCAACGAGACAGTGGAGCGGCTACCTTTCCGCCTCTCCTTCTGCCCACTCTCGCTGTGGCGCTGGCAGCTCTATGCCGCACAGAGCACCAAGTCCCCGTGGAACTTCCTGGGAGAGGACTTGTACGAGCAATCGGATGAGGAGCAGGATTCTGTAAAG GTTGCTCTTTTGGAGACCAATCCATATCTGCTGGCTTTGACCATTGTCGTTTCCATAGTTCACAGCATATTTGAGTTTCTTGCCTTCAAAAATG ATATCCAGTTCTGGAACAGCAGGCAGTCTCTGGAGGGGCTCTCCGTCCGCTCTGTGTTCTTCGGGGTATTTCAGTCACTTGTGGTCCTTCTCTACATCCTGGACAATGAAACTAACTTTGTGGTTCAAGTCAGCGTCTTCATCGGGCTCCTCATAGACCTCTGGAAAATCACAAAAGTCATGGATGTCAGG GTGGATCGAGACAACAAAGTCGCTGGGATTTTTCCACGTTTAACCTTCAAAGACAAATCAACATATATAGAATCGTCTACCAAAGTCTACGATGAT ATGGCATTCCGGTATCTCTCGTGGATTCTCTTCCCCTTGCTCGGCTGCTACGCTGTGTACAGCTTGCTGTACATGGAGCACAAGGGCTGGTACTCGTGGGTCCTGAGCATGCTCTATGGCTTCCTTCTGACGTTCG GTTTTATTACGATGACGCCGCAGCTGTTCATAAACTacaaactgaagtcagtggcccaCCTGCCCTGGAGGATGCTCACCTACAAAGCGCTCAACACCTtcatcgatgacctctttgcctttgtgatcaaaATGCCCATGATGTACAGGATAGGCTGCCTCCGAGATG ATGTCGTCTTCTTCATTTACCTCTATCAGCGCTGGATCTACCGGGTGGATCTGACACGCGTCAACGAGTTTGGGATAAGCGGGGAGGGCCAAGTCCCTCAGCTAACACAAGGTACCACCCCAGCAGACTGTGCCCCTGCACTGCTACCCGATGGGGAGGCGACGAGCACCCAGGGGGTGATAAAGGAGGGCCTGGCTGATGGGTCCCCTGCACCAGTAGCGGAGGATGTGGCCGATGGCTCCCCTGGGGCACAGACGGAGAAAACAGCAGAGGACAAGAAAAAGGACTAA
- the CLPTM1 gene encoding cleft lip and palate transmembrane protein 1 isoform X1 produces the protein MAAPETEAALPGSGPEQQVTSNGTVAGALTAETQQQNQPQQQAPNAWQVIKGVLFRIFIIWAISSWFRRGPAPQDQSSAGGAPRVPSRNLFPKDTLMDLHVYISEHEHFTDFNVTSALFWEQRDLVYGDWTSGENADGCYERYAELDIPESVQHNGSMYVHVFFTKSGFHPDPKQKNLYRRLATVHTSRMINKYKRRRFQKTKNLLTGETEADPEMIKRAEDFGPVEVISHWHPNLTINIVDDHTPWVKGSVPPPLDQYVKFDAVSGDYYPILYFNDYWNLQKDYFPINETVERLPFRLSFCPLSLWRWQLYAAQSTKSPWNFLGEDLYEQSDEEQDSVKVALLETNPYLLALTIVVSIVHSIFEFLAFKNDIQFWNSRQSLEGLSVRSVFFGVFQSLVVLLYILDNETNFVVQVSVFIGLLIDLWKITKVMDVRVDRDNKVAGIFPRLTFKDKSTYIESSTKVYDDMAFRYLSWILFPLLGCYAVYSLLYMEHKGWYSWVLSMLYGFLLTFGFITMTPQLFINYKLKSVAHLPWRMLTYKALNTFIDDLFAFVIKMPMMYRIGCLRDDVVFFIYLYQRWIYRVDLTRVNEFGISGEGQVPQLTQGTTPADCAPALLPDGEATSTQGVIKEGLADGSPAPVAEDVADGSPGAQTEKTAEDKKKD, from the exons ATGGCGGCGCCGGAGACGGAGGCGGCGCTTCCTGGTTCCGGCCCGGAGCAG CAGGTAACGAGTAATGGAACTGTGGCGGGGGCCCTGACTGCAGAGACCCAGCAGCAGAACCAGCCCCAGCAACAAGCTCCCAATGCCTGGCAGGTCATCAAAGGAGTGTTGTTCAG GATCTTTATCATCTGGGCCATCAGCAGTTGGTTCCGTCGTGGGCCGGCACCACAGGATCAGAGTAGCGCTGGCGGAGCACCCCGCGTTCCGAGCCGCAACCTTTTCCCTAAAGACACTTTAATG GATCTTCACGTGTATATCTCAGAGCATGAGCACTTTACAGATTTTAATGTCACCTCAGCACTGTTTTGGGAGCAACGGGACCTTGTCTATGGTGACTGGACCAGTGGTGAGAATGCAGATGGGTGCTATGAACGCTATGCAGAGTTAGACATTCCTGAG AGCGTGCAGCATAATGGCTCCATGTACGTCCATGTGTTTTTTACGAAGAGTGGCTTCCATCCCGATCCCAAACAGAAGAACTTGTACAGAAGACTTGCTACGGTTCACACATCACGCA TGATAAATAAATATAAACGTCGACGGTTCCAGAAAACCAAGAATCTTCTGACGGGGGAGACAGAAGCAGATCCAGAAATGATAAAG AGAGCAGAAGACTTTGGCCCTGTGGAGGTGATCTCACACTGGCACCCTAATCTCACCATCAACATAGTGGACGATCATACTCCCTGGGTGAAGGGTAGTGTGCCACCGCCTCTGGACCAAT ATGTGAAGTTCGATGCGGTCAGTGGTGACTACTACCCCATCCTCTACTTCAACGATTACTGGAACCTGCAGAAGGATTACTTCCCCATCAACGAGACAGTGGAGCGGCTACCTTTCCGCCTCTCCTTCTGCCCACTCTCGCTGTGGCGCTGGCAGCTCTATGCCGCACAGAGCACCAAGTCCCCGTGGAACTTCCTGGGAGAGGACTTGTACGAGCAATCGGATGAGGAGCAGGATTCTGTAAAG GTTGCTCTTTTGGAGACCAATCCATATCTGCTGGCTTTGACCATTGTCGTTTCCATAGTTCACAGCATATTTGAGTTTCTTGCCTTCAAAAATG ATATCCAGTTCTGGAACAGCAGGCAGTCTCTGGAGGGGCTCTCCGTCCGCTCTGTGTTCTTCGGGGTATTTCAGTCACTTGTGGTCCTTCTCTACATCCTGGACAATGAAACTAACTTTGTGGTTCAAGTCAGCGTCTTCATCGGGCTCCTCATAGACCTCTGGAAAATCACAAAAGTCATGGATGTCAGG GTGGATCGAGACAACAAAGTCGCTGGGATTTTTCCACGTTTAACCTTCAAAGACAAATCAACATATATAGAATCGTCTACCAAAGTCTACGATGAT ATGGCATTCCGGTATCTCTCGTGGATTCTCTTCCCCTTGCTCGGCTGCTACGCTGTGTACAGCTTGCTGTACATGGAGCACAAGGGCTGGTACTCGTGGGTCCTGAGCATGCTCTATGGCTTCCTTCTGACGTTCG GTTTTATTACGATGACGCCGCAGCTGTTCATAAACTacaaactgaagtcagtggcccaCCTGCCCTGGAGGATGCTCACCTACAAAGCGCTCAACACCTtcatcgatgacctctttgcctttgtgatcaaaATGCCCATGATGTACAGGATAGGCTGCCTCCGAGATG ATGTCGTCTTCTTCATTTACCTCTATCAGCGCTGGATCTACCGGGTGGATCTGACACGCGTCAACGAGTTTGGGATAAGCGGGGAGGGCCAAGTCCCTCAGCTAACACAAGGTACCACCCCAGCAGACTGTGCCCCTGCACTGCTACCCGATGGGGAGGCGACGAGCACCCAGGGGGTGATAAAGGAGGGCCTGGCTGATGGGTCCCCTGCACCAGTAGCGGAGGATGTGGCCGATGGCTCCCCTGGGGCACAGACGGAGAAAACAGCAGAGGACAAGAAAAAGGACTAA